The Rosa chinensis cultivar Old Blush chromosome 7, RchiOBHm-V2, whole genome shotgun sequence DNA segment AGAAAGTGAGACGAGATGGGAGACTGCGTGTTCAGCTTGGAAGAGTGCAATAGGTATGAGGGATCTCTTCTGGGGTGCCTTGTCTGGTAAAACACTCAAGTGTGGAGTGGAGTTATATTCACCATCCTATTTCAGTCGTCAGTTGGGATATTATCAAGCTATACCGGCTCCAGTGCCAGAATCGTCAAACCGATATAGTTCATTGTGAGCCGTTTTCTCCAACAAGGACGACATTGAGCAGAATAACAAGGCGTTTTTGTACAACATGAGCTTTCCCATGAAGACAAGAGTAGCAACTAGCAAGAGTTCCTCCCAGTTCAGAGAGTGGTGGGCAAAACGAGTAGGTAGCCGCTTTAAAGATGGGTTGGTGTCGGCTAGGCGATCGGCTTTTGCAGGAAATCCATGGGCACAAGAGAAGCCGAAAGCTGTAAGGCGTGGTAAAATAACAAGCAAAGTTGCTAGAGCAATCCCAACTATAAGTAAGttgttgccccccccccccccccccccccaagtgtACTTTCATTTATGCACATGTTGTTAGTTTGTTCACTAACTTGAGGTTTGTTGATTGTAGGCGGCCAAGAGTCTTTGAAGAAGTGTGCTAAAGGGAGCACAAAGAGAAAGGCCATCCATAGTGCGGCCACTGAGGCGGCCAAAGGTAGGCCGAAATCAATTTGAATTGCAGTCGGCCATTATGTAAGGAATCATGGTCGATGGCTAATGGCGTTTTCTGTTTTGTCTCCTTTGAATAATAGATGGTGCCACCATGTCTTCAACGTCTCAATCTCTTCCAGTGAAACAACCGGCAAAACAAGACGAGCAATCCTCTGAGAGCGAAGAACAATTGTGCGTGGCCAAACGAAGTTGCCTAGAGACATTCAAGGCATGACACAGCACCAGAGAGAAGAATTGGCTATTAGCTTGAGCATAAATATGACATACTTTATATGATGAATTTGCAGAAGGCCAACATCCAAAATGCCATTCCTAGTGAAACAGAGGAATCCGTGGAACTAACCATTGATAAAGATGGCCAACCAAGTAGTGACGAACCTGTGGGGGAGATAATTTCTCTTGAAAGAATGGCTGAAAGCGACGTTGGGGCAATGAATATAGAAGAGACACTTGTGCTCACCCAAACTTCAACGCAAGCCAGTATTCCCTCCTCGTCGCTTAGTGAGCAACACATGGTGTTGGCTAATGAACTAGTAAGTATGCACCAAATATGTTTCGTGATTACTTCCCTTCTATTATGCTAAAGAACTGATTGTTAGTGGCTGACATTGTAGGAAGGTGATCAAGGGTTTGAAGCCGAACTTCAGGCTTTCATGAGGGCATTTTCGGCCGATGCTCTAATCCAACCAAAATGCTGCTCGGCCATTTCGCAGTTACCAACCCCGCAATTGACATCAAGGGAGGAAGTTGATGGGGCTCTGAAGGTGGTAAAGGAAATGTTAGCGCAGCCATTAAAAGAATTTGTGGAAACAGGCCAACTATCAAAAGTGAAAGTGGCCATGGATTTGTTACTTGGAGCCAAATACTTTGCCCCTCCCAAGGTAGCTCTCATTGGTGAGAAGCTAGAAGTGTTGACCCAACAAATATTCCATGTAGCTGGTTCATaccaagaaatagaaaaaaggaGACAACAAATCTTGGCTTGTGAGCAAATGAAGAAAGCCTTGGTTCCCGAGTTTGGGTGGTGTATGGAACAAAAACGGGTTGTGGAGTCTCTTGAAGGCAAGATAAATGAATTGGAAAGACAATTGGCGTCCTTGAAACAAGAGAGACAAGAAGTGGGGGAAAAGCTTCTTCAAAGGAGTAGGCAGTGTTTCCAAAGCCAAGGACAACTGAAGAAAATAGAGGCCGAATTGAAAAATTCCGAGCCTAGGTGTATGCAACTTGAGAGTGACCTTCAGGATACTAGTTGTACCTTGGGAGCTCTTAAAGCTTTATTAGCCGAGTAATGATGATTGATGTATGTGGCTCTTTTGTCGGCCGTTGGCCGGTTTTTTGTAAACATTTGAAAGTTATGGGCCGATgaaaaacttaattaattatttgcttgCCGGTAGATTATCATAAACATCGTTGGGTCATGGATAGATAATATCTTGTAGTAGTAAATACAAGTGAAGTATAATGGTCAAGCAAACAAACTGGAAATCTGATAAAAATAATCTTTTCGGCTTAATTGCATCGGCCAGAATCAAGAtggcctaaaatatatatacattataAACTAGTGGCCATCTTTTGGTTACACCATTATTCAGCAGCTCGTGCTTCCCACATTGTGGGATAATATTTCTTTAGGCATTGGCCATTAATGGGCATTGCATGTCGTTCGCTGTCTTTATCTTTCAAATGATATGCtccttttccaagaactttgtcAATAATAAACGGACCCTcccaatttggtgaccattttcCAAATCTGGGATCCTTTGTGCCGATGGGTAACactgctttccaaaccaactcGCCTTCACCAAAACTCTTGTATTTGGTCTTTTTATTGTAAGCACGAGCGACAGCCTTCTTTTGAGCTTGAAGCCGATCATATGCATCCAACCGCGCCTGGTCAAGATCTTCTAGTTCTTGCAACATTGCCTGACTATATTCGTCGGCTGTGAGATTGTTTTGCATTGCGACTCTCAATGATCTGACTGTCATTTCCATTGGTAAAATTGCATCATGTCCATAAGTCAGAGCAAAGGGAGTTGTCCCTGTAGCCGAGCGTTTAGAGGTCCGATAAGCCCATAAAGTTTCTGATAGAAGATTGTGCCAATCACGCGGATTTTCCTGAATCATCTTTTCCACAATTTGGATGAGGACCTTGTTTGTGGCCTCAGCCTGTCCATTAGCCTGAGCATAATAGGGTGTCGATTGTTGCATTGTAATCTTATACTCGGCCATCCGTCTGATGACAGCTTCAGCTATGAATACCGATCCTCGGTCAGTTGTTATAGTTTCTGGAATACCGAAGCGGTGAATGATGTTTTGCTCAATGAATTTGATCACCTCGACACTACTGATGGAGGTGAATGGAACGGCTTCAACCCATTTTGTAAAGTAGTCTGTGGCTACCAGTATCCATCTGTGCTGTTTGGAAGATGGGGGAGAGATTTGGCCAATTATGTCCATTGCCTAGCCCCGAAAAGGCCATGGCTTCACTATTGGATTCATGGGGAAAGCAGGAACTCTCTGAATGGACCCGTGAAGTTGGCAAGGAGCACAACCTCGAGCATACTCAATACAGTCTTTAAGAATAGTTGGCCAGTAGTAGCCATGTCTCCTAATTAACCATCTCATTTTTATCCCAGCCTGGTATGCTCCGCAAATACCCTCATGAACTTCAGCCATTACTAGCTGGGCATCTTCTGAGCCGAGGCAACGAAGAAGAAGGTCATCATCAGGACTTTTCCTTAGCAGTTCACCATTTTTAATTGTGAACTTGCTAGACAACATTCTAATTTTTCGGCTCCCACCACCATCAGTTTTCATCAAAAGGTGTTGGATTATGTGAAATCTCCAATCACCAAGTGGCACGTCTAACTCAAAGACATCGGCCGGCATACCTCTCTCGGCCAAAGATGgcaacgattttctctcaattatGATGATTTTGTTAGTTTGACCTGCTGGAATGCTGACGCCGGAAGCAATTTGAGCCATTTCATTCGCTTCACGATTGAGTTCTCGTGGAAGATGGTGAAATTCCACATCATGAAAACAACTAAGCAGTTGTTGTGCGGCGGCATAATAAGTGGCCAACGAGAGATTTGAACATCTAAAAACCTGGAGCATTTGATTGATGACTAATAGTGAGTCCCCAAACACCTTAACTCTTGTTGCTCCAAGTTCCTCTAATACTTCCAGGCCAATTATTAAGGCTTCATATTCGGCCTGGTTGTTTGTGCAGTTAAAGTCCAGTTTGAAGGCATATTGATGCTTTTGGCCGGTTGGAGATTCAATCACTATTCCTGCCCCGGCGGAGTCACTGGTgcttgagccatcaaaatatAGTAGCCAAGGCTCGTGATACATCTGGCCGACTTGTGCAGTGTCTATTTCAATGTTCTCCATATCTTCAATTTCAACAGAAGAGTGGTCAgcaagaaattgagccaatgcctGGCCTTTGACTGACTTCTGGGCCACGTATTTGAAAGTAAATTCAGAAAGCGCCATTGTCCATTTTCCAATTCGGCCTTTGATGATCGGCCGAgtcaacatatatttaattaaatCCGTTTGTGAAATTATACGAACAACTGATGGTAACATATAATGTCGTAATTTAATCGCCGAAAAGTAGAGCACGAGGCATAGTTTTTCAATCGGCAAATATCTTATCTCAACGGGTGTGAGGATTCTACTCAAATAATGGATGGCTTGCTCTTTTCCTTGATCATTGTCTTGAGCCAACATGCTCCCAATTGATTCAGTTGTGGCCGCTATGTAGAGCTTCAGCGGCTTTCCTTTCTGTGGAGGTACCAACATTGGGGGTTGTGTTAAATACTTCTTGAGTTCGTCAAAAGCTTGTTGGTGCTCTGGCTCCCACTTGTATTCATCTCCAATTTTCAACTTAAGTAGAGAAGAGAAAGGCCGAAGTTTACCGGCCAAGTTAGAGATAAATCGTCTGAGAAAATTAACTTGACCAAGGAATGATTGTAGTTGTTTTTTGTTAGAAGGAGCGGGTGCATCGATAATGGCTTTAGCCTTATTCTTTTCGACCTCAATTCCCCGCTGGTGAATGAGAAAACCTAGAAAATTTATCGCTGATACTCCGAAAACACACTTTTTGGGGTTCATTTTAAGTTTATGTTTTCTCATACGTTTGAATGTTTGCTCAAGATCGGCTAGATGTCCTGATCGGGTTTTTGATTTAACAACCACGTCATCTATGTACACCTCTACGGTTTTGCCAATTAAATCGTGAAAAATGGCATTCATGGCCCTCTGGTAAGTTGCTCCGGCATTCTTTAAGCCGAAAGGCATCACTACCCATTCAAAGGTTCCAACAAAGCCTGGGCACCTGAAGGCGGTTTTATGGACATCTTCTTCGGCTACAAATATTTGATTATAGCCGGCATGACCATCCATGAAAGATAATATTTCATGTTTGGCCACTCCATCAATTAAGAGATCGGCCATTGGCATAGGATACTCATCTTTTGGAGTTGCTAAATTTAAGTTTCTAAAGTCAACGCATactctcatcttgccatttttcttcttACAGGTACAGCGTTGGAAACCCATTCCACATATCTAGCAGGTCTAATAAATTTAGCATGTAATAATCGTTcaatttcctctttcatttcaatttgcaccTCGGCGGAACATCGCCGAGGAGCTTGTTTGTAAGGTTTACAATCATCTCTAAGAGGTAATACATGTTCTACTAAGCTTCTATCGAGCCCGGTCATTTCATGGTACTCCCATGCAAAACAATCCTTATATTCTCGTAATAAAGCCTCCATCGCTGCTCGCAGTTCTGGATCGGGAAGTCTACTGATAGAGATCAGCCGAGGGTTATCTTCATCTCCCAAGTTGATTTGGTCTACAGGATCTTGAGTTTCGGCTTCAGTATCTTCTAATTCGGCCGGGGCTGGGCCGATATCTTCCAACTGCAGTTCTTCTTCCTGTTGTTCTGTAATATATTCCATTAAGTTGATGGCCGAGTTAGACTTGGTAGTCCTGTCGGCCCAATAGGCCAGCAAACATCCTAAAATAGATCAGACTGCGGCCTTTCTTTCTAGAGACCTTGGGTCTCTAGACATTGATATTGTCCTTGAAGAGGTCAACCAGGGTTGGACGCTCTGCATCTTGCAAAACATCCTCACTCCCTAGGTTGACAATTTCTGGGCCGTAACTTGAATAGGTCGGCCCTTGGTATCTCGTCCACTGAAAGTGAAATAACCAATATCGTCTTCATAAAACCTTGCTTCTACTACATTGGTGGATGCTTGAAATGGATTATTGTCTGCTGGAATGACCTCAATTTTGTCGCCATGCCAGAAGATCAAAACTTGATGCAAGGAAGAAGGTACACACATGTTCTGATGAATCCAATCACGGCCAAGCAATGCATTGTAATGAGCAGATGAATCAACCACGAAGAAAGCTGTCATGTTTGTCTTTTCCCCCACTGTGACATCGAGGGGGAGGATACCTCTTGGCCTACTCTTACCTCCAGAGAAGTTGCTCACTGTAATGTCTGAAGGGAGCAAATCGGATTCAGTCCTGCTTAATTTCTTCATGACGGCTGTAGGTAACACATTAACTGCTGCACCATTGTCCACCAAAACTTTCGTTATTGGATATCCCTCTATGTAAGCCGTGATGTATAACGGCTTCAAATGTTGAGCCATTTTGGCCGTTGGTTTTGTGAGTACCACACGGCCTTCTTCATCCTTCAATTGGGCATCGACTTCATTAATCTCAAATCGAGGTTGTCGATCGGCAACAAAGTCGCCGATCAGTTCATTTGACTGACCTGGTTGAGCTTTGAGTTCTGAAGGTAGGACATAAACCATGTTGATGTCCATTGTGTTACCTTCTCCTTTTCCAAAGGCGGCCTCGCCCTTATAAAATGGACATAAGGTTTCTATGTCAAAAGCTGTGTCATCCCCAATGTCGTAATCGAGTCCATTCTCATTGTCATAGTCACcttgttcctcttcttcctcataATCGACTTCCTCATCACCCTCGTCTCCATAATCGTCTTGCTTACCATTGTTCGTGGCAGCACCTTCTACCATTTCTTCATCCTTCAACTGCTGATTGAGACTGGCTTgttctttcttcaattcttcgaTGGCCCCAGTTGTCAGCTTGGTGGATGCCTTCTCTGTCTCTGCTTGCCACTCGATTGCACGAGCCCGCAAGTATTTGGACAAATTATCTAGTAATTTGCTCTCGGCCGATGTGAATCCATAAATCTCAGCAGCTGGATGTTGTTTATGGTAAGTGCGGAGGTAAGTCAGGTCAGCATCAGAAATAGGTAAGTTATCAGTATTGGCTTGTAGCTTACAATTCTCCATCATTGCCTGATAACTGATTTTTAAGCCGATGCTAGAATCCTCAGTGATGAGGTATGACTCTGAAGACATATCCTTTTCTAACATTTTCATCATCGCGCTTTCCTCCTCAGTTAGGCCATAAGTGGCCAATGCTGAATACATCCTATGATATTTTTTCATCATCCCCAGATCTTGATTTGAGAACGGCGGATCCTGTCCTCTCAGTACTCTTATGGTAGGGACTTTTCCATTTGGCGTCTTATCCATAGCCACCTTCTGTACTTCCTTCTGTTGTTCAATATCCTTAGCTTTGGCATTGGCTTTCGCTTGCTCTTCAGTTGCGAAGTCTTTCTTTTCTAAATAATCATCAAGTTCCTTTGCGAGCTGGACCTCTTCTAGCGTTATGCCATAAGTTTCCTCAGCCGAGTGACTTCTATGAAAACATCTACGGAAATGAAAGTCGACTTCTGAAACTGGAATTTGAGCTACTATATCCTTCTTTTGGATTCCTTTGCGATGTGCTTGATACAAAGCTTTTAAACCAGGTGTAATGAATCGGCTATGGAAACCCTGCCGAATCAGAGCATGATCGGCATCAGAATTTGCTACTATTGTATTGAGAATATAGTCTTGACTCCTTGGAAGCCCATAAATTGCAAGGGCTGAATGTTTCTGGTGaaactttctcattgtttctaaTTCAGCCAACTTAAATGGAGGGTTGAGATGTTTGAAGACCTTAACCCCTCCTTCAGTAAATCGCAGATGGGGTAGCTTTGGGAAGCTAAGGACATTTTCAAAATGGTCACCGATGGTCTCAAGTTCCATAGGTTCTCCTGAATCCTTATGAAAGTCCTCTCTTATTATAGGGGCTTCTTTGTTATCTGCTTCAGTAGAGCGTCTGACTTCCTGCCCTTCTGACCCTTGCTGCCTTGCGACCGCCACTTCCCTTTGCATACGCCTCTTTTGAGTTTTTGTCAAAGGGGAAAATGGCTGATCTCTGGCCGCTCGGCCATACCACCTATTATCATGAGTAACTGGTGGCCGATATGTCCTATAAGGTCTTCGACCTCTATTTCTAGAAAAGTAATCTTGG contains these protein-coding regions:
- the LOC112179895 gene encoding uncharacterized protein LOC112179895: MSFPMKTRVATSKSSSQFREWWAKRVGSRFKDGLVSARRSAFAGNPWAQEKPKAVRRGKITSKVARAIPTISGQESLKKCAKGSTKRKAIHSAATEAAKDGATMSSTSQSLPVKQPAKQDEQSSESEEQLCVAKRSCLETFKKANIQNAIPSETEESVELTIDKDGQPSSDEPVGEIISLERMAESDVGAMNIEETLVLTQTSTQASIPSSSLSEQHMVLANELEGDQGFEAELQAFMRAFSADALIQPKCCSAISQLPTPQLTSREEVDGALKVVKEMLAQPLKEFVETGQLSKVKVAMDLLLGAKYFAPPKVALIGEKLEVLTQQIFHVAGSYQEIEKRRQQILACEQMKKALVPEFGWCMEQKRVVESLEGKINELERQLASLKQERQEVGEKLLQRSRQCFQSQGQLKKIEAELKNSEPRCMQLESDLQDTSCTLGALKALLAE